The genomic window TCTTCGACACCGATGCCAATGGAAGACACAACACCCAGCCCCGTAACAACAACGCGGCGTTTAATATCCTTGGCTTCAGAGGAAGGCTTCATGCAAATTTGGCATCCTGAGAACCAAAGGCGATCTCCGCCTCGGCGACTTTGCGATCTTCTACCGTAATGACTGCGTTAAAAATCCCCATCTTCGACATCATCTTTATGGGTTCAACCGTAATCATCATCTGATCTCCGGGGATGACGGGCTTTGAAAAGCGGCTCTTGACGGAAACAAGAAAAAGCACCTTGTCATTAGGGAATTTCTGCTTGTAAAGAATGATGCCTGCTTGCGCCATGGCCTCGATGATAAGAACACCCGGCATAATAGGCTGTCCGGGAAAATGACCCTTGAAGAATTGTTCGCTGGCTGTCACATTCTTGATGGCAACGACCTTCTCAGGCGAAGCTTCCAGGACCCGGTCAATCATTAAAAATGGAAATCGTTGAGGGATAAATTTTTTGATATCTTCAGACCCAAAAGAGTTTTTCATTTTTCCATGCTTTCTTTAGGCATCTTGCGCCTATTTGCTCTTTTTTTTCGCCGTCAGTACCATCTGAATGATCTTGTTAACGGTCGTCATTTCTTTCAATCTTTCTTCGGGAATCGCAATGCGATACTTCTTTTCCAAGGCTGCCAGAATCTCAAGCGCCATCATGGAATCAGCACCTACCTCCTGGATCAGATGGGCGTCCAGAGGAATATCGCCCTTGTCTTTCTCGATAACCGTCGAGACAATCTCCAAGACTTCGTCTTGAACGCTACGCGCCATTTGTCAGTCCCTCCTATTCACCTAGTTGTCAATTGCTCGTATGCAGGCCGCCATCGACCTTGATGACTTGG from Patescibacteria group bacterium includes these protein-coding regions:
- the fabZ gene encoding 3-hydroxyacyl-ACP dehydratase FabZ is translated as MKNSFGSEDIKKFIPQRFPFLMIDRVLEASPEKVVAIKNVTASEQFFKGHFPGQPIMPGVLIIEAMAQAGIILYKQKFPNDKVLFLVSVKSRFSKPVIPGDQMMITVEPIKMMSKMGIFNAVITVEDRKVAEAEIAFGSQDAKFA
- a CDS encoding acyl carrier protein — translated: MARSVQDEVLEIVSTVIEKDKGDIPLDAHLIQEVGADSMMALEILAALEKKYRIAIPEERLKEMTTVNKIIQMVLTAKKKSK